A genomic window from Oceanibaculum nanhaiense includes:
- a CDS encoding DUF2842 domain-containing protein: protein MAVLLILVGLVIYSLLAMVVGTYFLPDHWAAELGFYLVAGIAWVWPSAKLIGWAARTDAKPLQ, encoded by the coding sequence GTGGCCGTACTGCTGATCCTGGTCGGACTGGTGATCTATTCCCTGCTCGCCATGGTGGTCGGCACCTATTTCCTGCCGGACCATTGGGCGGCTGAGCTGGGCTTCTATCTGGTGGCCGGCATCGCCTGGGTATGGCCCAGCGCCAAGCTGATCGGCTGGGCCGCCAGGACCGACGCCAAACCGCTTCAGTAG
- the fabI gene encoding enoyl-ACP reductase FabI — protein sequence MTNASALMAGKRGLIMGVANDRSIAWGIARAIAAQGATLAFTYQGDALKKRVEPLAASIGSSLLLPCDVTDEASIDATFAALKKEWGKLDFIVHAVAYSDKDELKGKYVDTSRDNFLNTLDISCYSFTAVAQRAVPMMNDGGSLLTLTYYGAERVMPHYNVMGVAKAALEASIRYLAVDLGDRGIRVNGISAGPIKTLAASGIGDFRYILKWNQYNSPLKRNVTLEDVGGSALYLLSDLSTGVTGEIHHVDCGYHVVGMKAVDAPDISVV from the coding sequence ATGACCAACGCCTCGGCGCTTATGGCCGGCAAACGCGGCCTCATCATGGGTGTCGCGAACGATCGCTCTATCGCCTGGGGCATTGCCCGCGCCATCGCGGCGCAGGGGGCCACGCTCGCCTTCACCTATCAGGGCGATGCGCTGAAGAAGCGGGTCGAGCCGCTGGCCGCCTCCATCGGCTCCAGCCTGCTGCTGCCCTGCGACGTGACCGACGAGGCCAGCATCGACGCCACCTTTGCCGCGCTGAAGAAGGAGTGGGGCAAGCTGGACTTCATCGTCCATGCCGTCGCCTATTCCGACAAGGACGAGCTGAAGGGCAAATATGTCGATACCAGCCGGGACAACTTCCTGAATACGCTGGATATCTCCTGCTATTCCTTCACCGCCGTGGCGCAGCGCGCCGTGCCGATGATGAATGATGGCGGCAGCCTGCTGACGCTGACCTATTACGGCGCCGAGCGCGTCATGCCGCATTACAATGTGATGGGCGTAGCCAAGGCGGCACTGGAAGCCAGCATCCGCTACCTCGCCGTCGATCTGGGCGACCGCGGCATCCGGGTGAACGGCATCTCCGCCGGCCCGATCAAGACGCTGGCCGCCTCGGGCATCGGCGATTTCCGCTATATCCTGAAGTGGAACCAGTATAATTCGCCGCTGAAGCGCAATGTGACGCTGGAGGATGTCGGCGGGTCGGCCCTCTATCTGCTCAGCGATCTCTCGACCGGTGTCACCGGCGAAATCCATCATGTCGATTGCGGCTATCATGTCGTCGGCATGAAGGCCGTTGACGCGCCCGACATCTCCGTCGTCTGA
- the sppA gene encoding signal peptide peptidase SppA, whose translation MLGWLRRVIVGLLALVGLVVVVVAGGLYLLSAQLFEQYESRWQAPEMPPRVLLHLKLGGPLPEQETGTVQALVRRQHQSSLRQVLEALDRAAIDPRVGGILADLSHAQLGHAQAQELHQAILRFRSAGKPTIAFADTFGEGQSGNTAYYIASAFDHIWLQPSGDIGLTGISMEFMFLREALDELGIEPQMMRRQEYKGVVETLTERSLTLPVRENYRQIAESLYGRMIGDIAMRRDIAPERLRALVDTAPLNATAGLENRLVDRLGYRDEARAAALALAGGEARPITLGDYARTPPANPEAPSAQIALITVSGPIVRAAPDGLFREDMAAAGQLADALDAAVNAPSVRAILLRIDSPGGSYVASDSIWQAVRRAKESGKPVVAWMGNVAASGGYFIAMAADRIVAQPMTLTGSIGVAGGKIVFAGALDRLGIGHDRVAAGENAGLYSPLEPFTTAQRQQMERTLDRIYADFTGKAAAARGLDSVQIDRAARGRVFTGADAGEVGLVDAVGGYAEAKQALRTLLTLPQGAPLKLQPFPAPEDPFQAMLDLLRGGDFLQALSGLSRLSALLTHYETMLGGAMEAPQPLRTPLPELR comes from the coding sequence ATGCTGGGCTGGCTGCGCCGCGTGATCGTCGGCCTGTTGGCCCTTGTCGGCCTGGTGGTGGTGGTGGTGGCCGGCGGCCTCTATCTGCTGTCGGCGCAGCTTTTCGAACAGTATGAATCGCGCTGGCAGGCGCCGGAGATGCCGCCGCGCGTGCTGTTGCACCTGAAACTCGGCGGGCCGCTGCCGGAGCAGGAAACCGGTACGGTGCAGGCGCTCGTCCGGCGGCAGCATCAATCCAGCCTGCGGCAGGTCCTGGAGGCGCTGGACCGCGCCGCCATCGATCCGCGCGTCGGCGGCATCCTTGCCGATCTCAGCCACGCCCAGCTTGGCCATGCGCAGGCGCAGGAGCTGCATCAGGCGATCCTGCGCTTCCGCAGTGCCGGCAAGCCGACCATCGCTTTCGCCGATACCTTCGGCGAGGGCCAGTCCGGCAACACCGCCTATTACATCGCCAGCGCCTTCGACCATATCTGGCTGCAACCATCCGGCGATATCGGCCTGACCGGCATATCGATGGAGTTCATGTTCCTGCGCGAGGCGCTGGACGAGCTGGGTATCGAGCCGCAGATGATGCGGCGGCAGGAATATAAGGGCGTGGTCGAGACGCTGACCGAACGCAGCCTGACCCTGCCGGTACGCGAAAATTACCGGCAGATCGCGGAATCGCTGTATGGCCGGATGATCGGCGACATCGCCATGCGCCGCGATATCGCCCCCGAGCGGCTGCGCGCGCTGGTCGACACCGCCCCGCTGAACGCGACGGCAGGGCTGGAGAACCGCCTTGTGGACCGGCTGGGCTACCGCGACGAGGCACGCGCGGCGGCGCTGGCGCTTGCCGGCGGCGAGGCAAGGCCGATCACTTTGGGCGACTACGCCCGCACCCCGCCCGCGAATCCCGAAGCGCCATCGGCACAGATCGCGCTGATCACTGTCAGCGGCCCGATCGTGCGCGCAGCACCGGACGGGCTGTTCCGCGAGGATATGGCCGCCGCCGGACAACTGGCCGATGCGCTGGACGCGGCGGTGAACGCCCCGTCGGTGCGGGCGATCCTGCTGCGGATCGACAGTCCGGGCGGCTCCTATGTTGCCTCCGACAGCATCTGGCAGGCGGTCCGCCGCGCGAAGGAATCCGGCAAGCCGGTGGTCGCCTGGATGGGCAATGTCGCGGCGTCCGGCGGCTATTTCATCGCCATGGCGGCGGACCGGATCGTGGCGCAGCCGATGACGCTGACCGGCTCCATCGGCGTGGCCGGCGGCAAGATCGTGTTCGCCGGCGCACTGGACCGGCTGGGCATCGGCCATGACCGGGTCGCGGCCGGGGAAAATGCCGGCCTGTACAGCCCGCTTGAACCCTTCACCACCGCCCAGCGCCAGCAGATGGAACGCACGCTGGACCGCATCTATGCCGATTTCACCGGCAAGGCGGCAGCGGCGCGCGGGCTGGACAGCGTGCAGATCGACCGGGCGGCGCGCGGCCGTGTCTTCACCGGCGCCGATGCCGGGGAGGTTGGCCTGGTCGATGCAGTCGGCGGTTATGCCGAGGCGAAGCAGGCGCTGCGGACGCTGCTGACTCTGCCGCAGGGCGCACCGCTGAAGCTGCAGCCTTTCCCGGCGCCGGAAGACCCGTTCCAGGCCATGCTCGACCTGCTGCGCGGCGGCGACTTCCTGCAGGCGCTGTCCGGCCTGTCGCGGCTCTCGGCGCTGCTGACGCATTACGAGACAATGCTGGGCGGGGCGATGGAAGCGCCGCAGCCGCTGCGCACGCCATTACCGGAACTGCGGTGA
- a CDS encoding DUF1194 domain-containing protein, which translates to MRLLFPFLLAPFLLVLSILLSLPVPVRAAGPAVDLVLVLAVDVSGSMDEHEMSQQRQGYIDAIRHPAVIRAIQDGEQGKIAIAYVEWAGAEFQWTLIDWTLVDGPETAEAFASLLESKPLNRSMWTAIGSAIDYSVGVIERAPFDAKRKVIDISGDGPTNRGVQAAPARDRAVAKGITINGLPILNDRPQPFGSPTPRELKLDLYYENQVIGGENAFLVVAEGFDDFRVAILQKLIREIAGLSGPVRTQFAVRPVGD; encoded by the coding sequence ATGCGCTTGCTTTTCCCGTTTCTTCTGGCCCCGTTTCTTCTGGTCCTGTCCATCCTGCTGAGTTTGCCCGTCCCGGTGCGCGCCGCCGGGCCGGCGGTCGATCTGGTGCTGGTGCTGGCGGTCGATGTTTCCGGCAGCATGGACGAGCACGAGATGAGCCAGCAGCGCCAGGGCTATATCGACGCCATCCGCCACCCCGCCGTGATCCGCGCCATCCAGGATGGCGAGCAGGGCAAGATCGCCATTGCCTATGTCGAATGGGCAGGGGCGGAGTTCCAATGGACGCTGATCGACTGGACGCTGGTGGACGGGCCGGAGACGGCGGAGGCGTTCGCCAGCCTGCTGGAAAGCAAGCCGCTGAACCGCTCCATGTGGACGGCGATTGGCTCGGCCATCGATTATTCCGTTGGCGTGATCGAGCGCGCACCGTTCGACGCCAAGCGTAAGGTGATCGACATTTCCGGCGACGGGCCGACCAATCGCGGCGTACAGGCCGCGCCGGCGCGCGACCGTGCGGTTGCCAAGGGCATCACCATCAACGGCCTGCCGATCCTGAACGACCGGCCGCAGCCTTTCGGCTCGCCGACACCGCGCGAGCTGAAGCTGGATCTCTATTACGAGAACCAGGTAATCGGCGGGGAGAATGCGTTTCTGGTGGTGGCGGAAGGCTTTGACGATTTCCGCGTCGCCATCCTGCAGAAGCTGATCCGCGAGATCGCCGGCCTGTCCGGGCCGGTCCGCACGCAGTTTGCGGTGCGTCCTGTGGGCGATTAG
- the aroC gene encoding chorismate synthase, which yields MAGNSFGTAFRFTTWGESHGPSIGCVVDGVPPLVPLSEPDIQHWMDRRRPGQSRFTTQRREPDEVKIVSGVFEGVTTGTPIGLIVENVDQRSKDYSEISEQYRPGHADFTYQAKYGIRDYRGGGRSSARETAMRVAAGGIARKMLHHILGGDIAIRGALVQVGPHGIDRAAWDWAETENNPFWCPDVKAAAQWEEYLDGVRKAGSSCGAVIEVVASGFPAGLGEPIYDKLDSDLARAMMTINAVKGVEIGAGFEAASLTGEQNADEMRMAGNQVEFLSNKAGGILGGISTGQDIVVRFAVKPTSSILTPRRSVDRNNRDVEVRTKGRHDPCVGIRAVPVGEAMMALVLADHVLRQRALTGKV from the coding sequence ATGGCCGGCAACAGCTTCGGCACGGCCTTCCGCTTTACCACCTGGGGCGAAAGCCACGGACCGTCCATCGGCTGCGTCGTCGATGGCGTGCCGCCGCTGGTACCGTTGAGCGAGCCCGACATCCAGCACTGGATGGACCGGCGCCGGCCCGGCCAGTCGCGCTTCACCACCCAGCGCCGCGAGCCGGACGAGGTCAAAATCGTCTCCGGCGTGTTCGAAGGCGTGACCACCGGCACGCCGATCGGCCTGATCGTCGAGAATGTCGATCAGCGCTCCAAGGATTATTCGGAAATCTCCGAACAGTACCGCCCCGGCCATGCCGACTTCACCTATCAGGCGAAGTACGGCATCCGCGATTATCGCGGCGGCGGCCGGTCCTCCGCGCGCGAGACCGCGATGCGCGTGGCCGCCGGCGGCATCGCCCGCAAGATGCTGCATCATATTCTGGGCGGCGATATCGCGATCCGCGGCGCGCTGGTGCAGGTCGGCCCGCATGGCATCGACCGCGCGGCCTGGGATTGGGCGGAGACCGAAAACAACCCGTTCTGGTGCCCGGACGTCAAGGCGGCGGCGCAGTGGGAAGAGTATCTGGACGGCGTGCGCAAGGCGGGATCCTCCTGCGGCGCGGTCATCGAGGTGGTGGCCAGCGGCTTCCCCGCAGGATTGGGCGAACCGATCTATGACAAGCTGGATAGCGACCTCGCCCGCGCCATGATGACGATCAACGCGGTGAAGGGTGTGGAAATCGGCGCCGGCTTCGAGGCGGCCTCTCTGACCGGCGAGCAGAATGCCGACGAGATGCGCATGGCCGGCAACCAGGTCGAGTTCCTGTCGAACAAGGCGGGCGGGATTCTGGGCGGCATCTCCACCGGCCAGGATATCGTGGTGCGCTTCGCGGTGAAGCCGACCAGCTCCATCCTCACGCCGCGCCGCTCAGTGGATCGCAACAACCGTGACGTCGAGGTCCGCACCAAGGGCCGGCACGATCCCTGCGTCGGGATCCGCGCCGTACCGGTGGGCGAGGCGATGATGGCGCTGGTGCTGGCCGACCATGTGCTGCGCCAGCGCGCCCTGACCGGGAAGGTATAG
- a CDS encoding ABC transporter permease, with amino-acid sequence MTDSALPTRSPGLLLRNWRRLALIRESGVGTVGLAIILFWCLLALLAPLIAPYPPNSQYVPFQVPGVTAPDGGTFWLGTDHLGRDILSRLVWGARTVLFYAPLATFCAYAVGIVMGLAAGYKRGWIDDVLSRAADIILSFPVLVLYVVVITTFGASGINIIIAVTFASAPGIMRIVRGLVLDLRTRDYVAAAQTRGESAWYIMFVEILPNARGPLIVDGCLRLGYVIITIGVLGFLGLGLPPPDPDWGGMVNETRGMAMVFPHMTIFPCIAISSLVLGFNLLADGLREISLKD; translated from the coding sequence ATGACAGACAGCGCGCTTCCGACCCGTTCTCCTGGCCTCCTGCTGCGTAACTGGCGCCGTCTCGCGCTGATCCGCGAAAGCGGTGTCGGCACGGTCGGCCTTGCCATCATCCTGTTCTGGTGCCTGCTGGCGCTGCTGGCGCCGCTGATCGCGCCCTATCCGCCGAATTCGCAATATGTGCCCTTCCAGGTGCCGGGCGTGACGGCGCCCGATGGCGGCACCTTCTGGCTCGGCACCGACCATCTCGGCCGCGACATCCTCTCGCGCCTCGTATGGGGTGCCAGGACCGTACTGTTCTACGCGCCGCTCGCCACCTTCTGCGCCTATGCCGTCGGCATCGTCATGGGGCTGGCGGCGGGCTACAAGCGCGGCTGGATCGACGATGTGCTGAGCCGCGCGGCCGACATCATCCTCTCCTTCCCGGTGTTGGTGCTCTATGTCGTGGTCATCACCACCTTCGGCGCCTCGGGCATCAACATCATCATCGCCGTCACCTTCGCCAGCGCGCCGGGCATCATGCGCATCGTGCGCGGCCTGGTGCTGGATCTGCGTACCCGCGACTATGTGGCGGCCGCGCAGACCCGTGGCGAATCGGCCTGGTACATCATGTTCGTGGAGATCCTGCCGAATGCACGCGGCCCGCTGATCGTCGATGGCTGCCTGCGCCTTGGCTACGTCATCATCACCATCGGCGTGCTCGGGTTCCTCGGCCTCGGGCTGCCGCCGCCCGATCCCGACTGGGGCGGCATGGTGAACGAGACGCGCGGCATGGCGATGGTCTTCCCGCACATGACGATCTTCCCCTGCATCGCCATCTCCTCGCTGGTGCTGGGCTTCAACCTGCTGGCCGATGGCCTGCGCGAAATATCGCTGAAGGACTGA
- a CDS encoding TlyA family RNA methyltransferase: protein MAKKRLDVLLVERGLVESRARAQALVMAGLVYSDTRRLDKAGTALPEDAPLELKGQDHPWVSRGGLKLQHGLDHFGIDPNGMTCLDVGASTGGFTDVLLSRGAAKIYAVDVGHGQLAWKLRQDDRVVVLERTNARHLTAEQIPDAIDLVVCDASFIGLELVLSRPLELTGPGAFLVALIKPQFEVGKERVGKGGVVRDPDLHEEVCQRIAGWLAAQPGWTVLGIDPSPILGPEGNREFLIAGRKTA from the coding sequence ATGGCGAAGAAGCGCCTCGATGTGCTGCTGGTGGAACGCGGGCTGGTGGAGAGCCGCGCCCGCGCCCAGGCGCTGGTGATGGCCGGGCTGGTCTATTCCGACACCAGGCGGCTGGACAAGGCGGGCACGGCGCTGCCGGAAGACGCACCGCTGGAACTGAAGGGGCAGGATCACCCCTGGGTCTCGCGTGGCGGGTTGAAACTGCAACATGGGTTAGATCATTTCGGAATCGATCCGAACGGTATGACCTGCCTCGATGTCGGCGCCTCCACCGGTGGCTTCACCGACGTGCTGCTCAGCCGCGGCGCGGCTAAAATCTATGCGGTTGACGTGGGACACGGGCAGCTTGCCTGGAAGCTGCGGCAGGATGACCGGGTGGTCGTGCTGGAGCGGACCAACGCCCGGCATCTGACTGCGGAGCAAATCCCCGACGCCATCGATCTCGTGGTCTGCGACGCCAGCTTCATCGGGCTGGAGCTGGTGCTGTCGCGGCCGCTGGAACTGACCGGGCCGGGCGCTTTTCTGGTGGCGCTCATCAAACCGCAATTCGAGGTCGGCAAGGAACGTGTCGGCAAGGGCGGGGTGGTGCGCGATCCGGACCTGCATGAGGAGGTATGCCAGCGCATCGCGGGCTGGCTGGCCGCACAGCCGGGCTGGACGGTGCTGGGCATCGATCCGTCGCCGATCCTGGGGCCGGAGGGCAATCGCGAATTCCTGATCGCCGGCCGCAAGACGGCGTGA
- a CDS encoding class II aldolase/adducin family protein — translation MTDTTFYEASFEEPVLRRDIAATCRLFGLYRLAHIDDGRITVRMPGGVLAKPDDVAFGDMRASDAVFVADGAESDPEGRVDADTLAAHRAILAARPEIMVVFEVTAGAAAAVACGPEGLLPISQFSLQFYNRIGTEELAGPGDNLAAGKRAAHALGQHPALMRKGRGMLVVGRTIPEVFVLMFYLVRSCQVQVPAVTGGAELVLPSHEVAEYTAQQYERDPTPGGKREWPALLRLLDRTNPGYTN, via the coding sequence ATGACCGACACGACCTTTTACGAAGCCTCGTTCGAGGAACCCGTCCTGCGCCGCGATATCGCCGCGACCTGCCGGCTGTTCGGCCTGTACCGGCTGGCCCATATCGATGATGGGCGGATCACGGTCAGAATGCCGGGCGGCGTTCTGGCGAAACCCGACGATGTGGCGTTCGGCGACATGCGCGCCTCCGACGCGGTGTTCGTCGCCGATGGGGCGGAGAGCGATCCGGAAGGCCGCGTCGATGCCGATACGCTGGCAGCGCACCGCGCCATCCTGGCGGCCCGGCCGGAGATCATGGTGGTGTTCGAGGTGACGGCGGGCGCCGCCGCCGCGGTCGCCTGCGGTCCGGAAGGGCTGCTGCCGATCAGCCAGTTCTCATTGCAGTTCTACAACCGCATCGGCACCGAGGAGCTGGCCGGACCGGGCGACAATCTGGCGGCCGGCAAGCGCGCGGCCCATGCGCTGGGCCAGCACCCCGCGCTGATGCGCAAGGGGCGCGGCATGCTGGTGGTCGGCCGCACCATACCCGAGGTTTTCGTGCTGATGTTCTATCTGGTCCGCTCCTGCCAGGTGCAGGTGCCGGCTGTCACCGGCGGCGCGGAACTGGTGCTGCCGAGCCATGAGGTCGCCGAATATACCGCCCAGCAATATGAGCGCGATCCGACACCCGGCGGGAAACGGGAATGGCCGGCGCTGCTGCGCCTGCTGGATCGGACAAACCCCGGATATACGAACTGA
- a CDS encoding dipeptide ABC transporter ATP-binding protein, translated as MAINGKSDTPVLEIENLSISYFTRAGEIPAVVDFNLTLKEGETAGLVGESGCGKSTVAMAIMNYMGDNGGIVGGSIKFRGRDIVQMPPDELRRLRGGEIAMVYQEPMAALNPSMTIGRQLAEVPICHEGVDERTAMKRAAELLDAVRLPDAQRILDAYPHQISGGQQQRVVIAMALLSKPSLLLLDEPTTALDVTVEAGIVELIADLSRDFGTSNLYISHNLGLIRETCDRVFVMYSGEVIEEGSIDEVFATTRHPYTHGLFGAIPMPGSDKYARPLMPIRGQLPLPHERPKGCNFGPRCDHFESGRCDTGGIPLETVSGAPRPHAVRCLRWEEIDWSAYAPDAETLEPMAPGERVLRVEEMRKYYELSDNSLLALLKGRTIRYVKANETLSFDARRKQTVAIVGESGCGKSTFAKVLMGLETASEGRIRFNGDDIGDLPVEQRSPEQIGSLQMVFQNPNDTLNPSHTVGGQIARVIRKFGVASDPKEIEQRVLKLLDMVKLPRDFAKRRPRQLSGGQKQRVGIARAFAGNPDMVIADEPVSALDVSVQAAVTQLLMEIQRNSGTTLLFISHDLSVVRYLADRIVVMYLGQIMEQGTTEEVFSPPYHPYTEALLSAVPVADTSIEKRRIVLEGELPSALSTPKGCPFASRCPSKLGDICDQERPPVLEPEKGHRIACHIPLQKLRNVPPVFSTKEDDDGNDPAAAA; from the coding sequence ATGGCGATAAACGGCAAGAGCGACACACCCGTACTGGAGATCGAGAATCTCTCGATCTCCTACTTCACCCGCGCCGGCGAGATTCCGGCGGTGGTTGACTTCAACCTCACGCTGAAGGAGGGCGAGACCGCCGGTCTGGTGGGCGAATCGGGCTGCGGCAAATCCACCGTCGCCATGGCGATCATGAACTATATGGGCGACAATGGCGGAATCGTCGGCGGCTCCATCAAGTTCCGGGGCCGCGATATCGTGCAGATGCCGCCGGACGAGCTGCGCCGGCTGCGCGGCGGCGAGATCGCCATGGTCTATCAGGAGCCGATGGCGGCGCTGAACCCGTCCATGACCATCGGCAGGCAGCTGGCCGAAGTGCCGATCTGCCATGAGGGCGTGGACGAGCGCACCGCCATGAAGCGCGCGGCGGAGTTGCTGGATGCGGTGCGCCTACCGGATGCGCAGCGTATTCTGGACGCCTATCCGCACCAGATTTCCGGCGGCCAGCAGCAGCGCGTGGTGATTGCCATGGCGCTGCTGTCGAAGCCGTCGCTGCTGTTGCTGGACGAACCGACGACGGCGCTGGATGTGACGGTGGAGGCCGGCATCGTCGAACTGATCGCCGACCTCAGCCGCGATTTCGGTACCTCCAACCTCTATATCTCGCACAATCTGGGGCTGATCCGGGAGACCTGCGACCGCGTCTTCGTGATGTATTCCGGCGAGGTGATCGAGGAGGGCAGCATCGACGAGGTGTTCGCCACCACGCGCCATCCCTATACGCACGGGCTGTTCGGCGCGATCCCGATGCCGGGGTCGGACAAGTATGCCCGCCCGCTGATGCCGATCCGCGGCCAGCTGCCCTTGCCGCATGAGCGCCCGAAGGGCTGCAATTTCGGGCCGCGCTGCGATCATTTCGAGTCCGGGCGCTGCGATACCGGCGGCATCCCGCTGGAGACGGTTTCGGGTGCGCCGCGTCCGCATGCGGTGCGCTGCCTGCGCTGGGAAGAGATCGACTGGAGCGCCTATGCACCCGATGCCGAGACGCTGGAGCCGATGGCGCCGGGCGAGCGGGTGCTGCGCGTCGAGGAGATGCGCAAATATTACGAATTGTCCGACAATTCCCTGCTGGCGCTGCTGAAGGGCCGCACCATCCGCTATGTGAAGGCGAACGAAACGCTGAGCTTCGATGCCCGCCGCAAGCAGACGGTCGCCATCGTCGGCGAATCCGGTTGCGGCAAATCCACCTTCGCCAAGGTGCTGATGGGGCTGGAGACGGCCAGCGAGGGGCGTATCCGCTTCAATGGCGACGATATCGGCGACCTGCCTGTGGAACAGCGTTCACCGGAGCAGATCGGCTCCCTCCAGATGGTGTTCCAGAACCCGAACGATACGCTGAACCCCAGCCATACGGTGGGCGGTCAGATCGCCCGGGTGATCCGCAAGTTCGGCGTCGCCAGCGATCCGAAGGAGATCGAGCAGCGCGTCCTGAAGCTGCTGGACATGGTGAAGCTGCCGCGCGATTTCGCCAAGCGCCGGCCGCGCCAGCTGTCTGGCGGGCAGAAGCAGCGCGTCGGCATCGCCCGCGCCTTCGCCGGCAATCCCGATATGGTGATCGCCGACGAGCCGGTCTCGGCGCTGGATGTCTCGGTGCAGGCGGCGGTGACGCAGCTGCTGATGGAGATTCAGCGTAATTCCGGCACGACCCTGCTGTTCATCAGCCATGACCTGTCGGTGGTGCGCTATCTGGCGGACCGCATCGTCGTGATGTATCTGGGCCAGATCATGGAGCAGGGCACGACCGAGGAAGTGTTCTCGCCGCCTTACCATCCCTATACCGAGGCGCTGCTGTCGGCGGTGCCGGTCGCGGATACGTCCATCGAAAAGCGCCGCATCGTGCTGGAAGGCGAGCTGCCCAGCGCACTGAGCACACCGAAGGGCTGCCCCTTCGCGTCGCGCTGCCCGAGCAAGCTGGGCGATATCTGCGATCAGGAAAGGCCGCCGGTGCTGGAGCCGGAGAAGGGGCACCGCATCGCCTGTCACATCCCGCTGCAAAAGCTGCGGAACGTGCCGCCGGTCTTCAGCACGAAGGAAGATGATGACGGCAACGATCCCGCCGCCGCGGCCTGA
- a CDS encoding dimethylarginine dimethylaminohydrolase family protein yields MTDTPPLAHGADSDYGLLTDVLLCEPGNFKWFPANSVAEETLRRGTSFDLQLAQRQHREMVQALESAGVTCHFAAPDPNLPYQVYTRDPDVMTPWGVLVTQMFRPQRVGEVAPIVRFYQGHGIPVWNWATAGSIEGGDIHLVRPGTLLIGYSGDRTKEASARQVAGWFEGQGWQVRCQPFAQHFLHMDLLFAMAAEKVALACLEVLPDDFAAWLRGLGIELVPVSYKEAMELNGNVLALGGGKVLSAAGSTGVNAKLRALGLDVLDPDLTMFTMGGGGPRCMTMPIRRA; encoded by the coding sequence ATGACCGATACTCCGCCCCTGGCCCATGGCGCCGACAGCGATTATGGGCTGCTGACCGATGTGCTGCTGTGCGAACCCGGTAATTTCAAATGGTTTCCGGCCAATTCCGTGGCCGAGGAGACGTTGCGCCGGGGCACCTCCTTCGATCTGCAACTGGCGCAGCGGCAGCACCGCGAGATGGTGCAGGCGCTGGAGAGCGCCGGGGTGACGTGTCATTTCGCCGCGCCGGACCCGAACCTGCCCTATCAGGTCTATACCCGCGATCCCGACGTGATGACGCCCTGGGGCGTGCTGGTGACGCAGATGTTCCGCCCGCAGCGGGTCGGCGAGGTGGCGCCCATCGTGCGCTTCTACCAGGGCCACGGCATTCCGGTCTGGAACTGGGCCACCGCCGGCTCCATCGAGGGCGGCGACATCCATCTGGTGCGGCCCGGCACGCTGCTGATCGGCTATAGCGGCGACCGCACCAAGGAGGCTTCGGCCCGGCAGGTTGCCGGCTGGTTCGAAGGGCAGGGGTGGCAGGTGCGCTGCCAGCCCTTCGCCCAGCATTTCCTGCATATGGATCTGCTGTTCGCGATGGCGGCGGAGAAGGTGGCGCTGGCCTGCCTGGAGGTGCTGCCCGACGATTTCGCGGCCTGGCTGCGCGGTCTCGGCATCGAACTGGTGCCGGTCAGCTACAAGGAGGCGATGGAGCTGAACGGTAATGTGCTGGCGCTGGGCGGCGGCAAGGTGCTGTCCGCCGCCGGCTCGACGGGCGTGAATGCGAAACTGCGCGCGCTGGGCCTCGACGTGCTGGACCCGGACCTCACCATGTTCACCATGGGTGGCGGCGGGCCGCGCTGCATGACGATGCCGATCCGCCGGGCCTGA